GAATTCAAACTTGGACTTGCGCGGCGCCTGCGAGGGACGCGGCACAAGCTACTGCAAAACGTATGGCGGCGCACTTGAGTGCCGCCAGGCGGCACGCCCGCCGTCTCATTTGGCGCAGCGGGCTTGGGCGACCGCGCCGCCTGAGATTTTATCGGAAAAGGCCCAAACTGGCCAAGCTCGGTTGCTGTGGCCGAAGCAGGCAGCGGAATGCACGGTATAGGACGCCGGACGGTTCTACAGGGGCGCGCGTTCCCACCGAGGCGTCCCGCGCCACTGGTCCGAAGGGGGCCAGAGCCTCTTGCGAGCCGCCAAAAATCACGTAATTGCTGGCCAACCTCGGAAGCCCGGATTCGTTTAATTTGAGGTCCAGTTCTGAAACCGTTCGGCCTTTTCTTGAGTAGAAACAGAGCGCCGGCATGATATGCTGTTCCCTGCGGCGGGCGCGGGGAGTTTCATCTGTCCGTCGCAAAGTTTATTGAATTGCGCCATCGTGACCCGGAAAAAGGATGTGCCGCGTCCCGCGCTGTCACGGCAGCGTCGTGGTGGCCGCGTTGCACCTTCGTTCCACACTTCGCCACATCTCTCGTCAGCATCGCACCGGTATTCCCATTTTCGTAGGGGGTTCCATGGAACGCCGTTTCTCGTCACGTCACGCCCGCATAGGCCTGCAGAAAATCGCCGGTGGACTACTGGGCGTTTGCATCGCGTTGCATGCGGTCCTGTGCCCGGCCGCCCAGCCGGTCTCGTTCTATGGCTTTGACGAAGCCGCGTATTCGCCGACGGCGCGCGAGGGGATGGAAGAAATCTTCGCCGGCCGGTTGTTCCATGCCTCGATCCCTGCGGCCGCGGCGCGACTGGCTTTCACCATGACGGGATCTGCACAAAAGAGTGCCGGCTTTACGCCCGGTTCAACTGATGGCCGGTTCTACGCATCGGGTCGGTTGCCTTCGCCTCCCACGCGCACGGCTGGCGTGGATCCCGGCTTCGCCCTGGGAGAAAGTGCGATCGCCCGCAATCAGTCGCAGCACCTGACGATCAACTGTTTCATGTGTCACGCGGGCGTGGTCAACGGCCAGGTCGTGGCCGGAATGGCCAACAATCACATCAATCAGTCCGACCCGAGAAACGTCCGCACCCGCGGCGACAATTTCGGACCGTACGCGGTATGGCGCCTGGGCGCGCGATTGGATGACCCGGCCAGCAAAGGACTGACACTGGCCAGCAAAACCACCGAGCTTGAGAAGATCTTCGATTCGACCCCTCTGCCGCCCGTCGACCCGATGCCTTGGTGGCTGATGAAGTATAAGAAGAAGGACTACTGGTATGCCGACGCGGCGCCGACCGATGCCGGCAGCTTCTCGATCAACTTCACCACGCCGCACGCCGAAATGAACGAGCATCATCTGGATCACGTTCAATCGGTGGCCAAAGCGCTGGCCTTCGCCCGCGAGACGCAGTCGCCGGCATTCCCCGGCAAGCTCGACGCGCAGCTCGTCGAGCGTGGCGCGGATTTGTTTCACGGCCGCATGCCTCCTCTCGACACCACCGGCTTTCGCGCCTGCAAGACCTGCCACGGCAGCTACACGCGCAAAGACAACGCCGGCGATCTCAGCGCGCCGGGGTCTTGGAACGTCGATTACGACTTTTCGCACGTGCTACGCAACGTGAAAACCGACCCCACCTACAACGCCACGCTGCAAAAGCTCAAGCCTATTGCCGATCATATCAACAAGCTCGAAACCTACATGGCTGCCCAGGGCGTTCCGCCCGAGTCGATTCCGCACGCCTCGGTTCCGGCCGGCGAAGGTTACGTTGCACCGCCGCTGGTAGGTGTATGGGCCTCGGCTCCCTATTTCCACAACGGTTCGGTCCCCACGATCGCGGCTGTGTTGAACTCGGCCGCACGGCCCGAAAGCTGGGCCCGCAATCACGAGGACCCGTTCGCATACGACTTGGAACAGGTGGGCATGGCGTACAAACCGGTGTCGCGCGCCGAGTTCGATGACAGCGCCGAGCGTGCCAAGGGCAAGCCGTTTGCCGCGCAAGCCGCGATCGATCACGGCGCGATCTACGACACAACCGCGTTTGGCCACGCCAACAAGGGCCACACCTTCGGCGATCACCTCTCGCCCGAAGAACGCCGCGCGATCATCGAGTTCCTCAAGAGCCTGTCTGGACCTGATATGTAGTTAGGGGATCAGCCCGCAATCCGTAAGGATAAACGCCGTGTCGACAACCATGCTTGCGCGCCGCGACCTCGATTTTCGCTCGTGGCCCGAGGTCTTGGCCGACATCGATCACCTGCACCGCGCGGGCTATCAGCGAGCTGGCAACTGGGACTTGTCGCAGATTCTCAGCCACGTGGGCGAAGGGATGCGGACCGCGGTTCACGGCTTTGAGCATCGCGGTCCGTGGATTGTCCGGAAGCTAGTCGGCCCGATCATCTTCAAGCGGATCTTACGGCAGCGTCGCATGAAGGCCGGCATCCGCGTGCCCAAGTGGTGGCTTCCCGGGCCCACGCATGACGAGTCGGACGCCGTGAATCGCTTTCGCTCCGACCTGACGGCATTTCAGGAACTGAAGTCCGCGCCGCAGCCGCACCCCTTCTTCGGCACGCTCAGCAAATCGCACTGGAATGACCTGGTGCAAATTCACGCCAGTCACCATTTAAGCTTTCTGGTGCCCAACGACTAGTAACGATATGCCACACGGCGCCATCGTACGCTGGGTTGGCCGTGCCCCGCCGGTCAGGTCTCGCGGACCGCACACAACTGCCTGCGAACTGCGGTCATGGTTCTAGACGCCGCGCTCAACCGAACGAGGCTTGAGGCGCCCAAAATGGTGCATGCAGTGGACTAGTTGTAGGCCGATGGACTGCTCGCGGTCCGCCGTGCGGAAGAGGGGTGACCACTGCCAGGGCCCGCCGTGGGCGGTCAACCGTGCGGCCGTCTTAGCGAACTCCTCGACCGCCGCTGCCGCGTCGGCCTCCGGCGGATGCACGGTGGCGGCAATAGTGCCCAAGCCGCTTTGCATTTTGCACTCTGCCAGAATCCTGCGCAGCATCTTGGGCGCGATCGTGCGGCTGACGACGGCCATCACCCAGTTCATGAGCAACGGAATCTTCGGTGTACCGTCCATCGGCACCTTCATCCAATCAGACAGATGGCGGCAGGTCTGGGCCAAGTCCCAATGGCCTGTCCGCTCGTAGCCGTCGTCGAGGCATCGCTGCGCATAGGCAGCGGCGTCATTCAGATTTCGGAAATTGAGCCCATGGTCGAAAGTCGGCATCGGATGTTACTCGTTGGCTCATCGTCGAAGCCAGCTTTTTGGACTGCCATTGATCATCATCAATCACATCTTACCGCACGGCACATTGTAAGGGGCTAGTTCGATGGTTGCCAAACGGTGCAAGGCGGAGCGGAGGCGCGATAAATGGTCGACGACTCTCCGACAACGGGTGCGTTGGGACGGCGCCGAATTGTTAGAGAAGCTCGGCCGGAAAAGGATTCGCGACGTTCTCGATCGGGGTCCATGAGGACACCGCAGTCCGTCAAGCGAGGAACCCAGGCCGCAGCGCGATGTTGCCGCTGCCGCGTGTGACCACCCTCTTTTGTCAGCCTGCGGATCGGCGCAGAGTTAGCGGGAGCGTATGCTACGAAAATGTCCGAAGTCATCAATATCGCTGCCTACAAATTCTTCCCCTTGGCCGATCTGCAGGCATTGCGAGAGCGTTTGCGGGCCCAGTGCAAGCTCTGGAAGTTGCGCGGCACGATTCTCCTCAGTCCCGAGGGAATCAATCTGTTCGTCGCCGGCGGCCGTGCGGACATCGACTTGCTGCTACTAGAATTGCGCGGGATTCCGGGGCTGGAAGGGTTTCAGCCGAAAGTGAGCGTCAGCGAGCGGCAGCCCTTCAACCGCATGTTGGTTCGCATTAAACGCGAGATCATCGCCTTCGGCGTTCCCGGCATCGCGCCGGGCCTGCAAACGTCGCCGAAAGTCGCTCCCCAGGAACTCAAGCGTTGGCTCGACGAGGGACGCCCGATCACCCTCCTCGATACGCGGAACGACTATGAAGTCAAACTTGGCACGTTCAAAAACGCCCTGACGTTGGGGCTCGATCACTTTCGCAATTTTCCCGCCGCCGTCGAGGATTTGCCCGACGACCTCAAGCGGCGCCCGCTTGTGATGTTCTGCACGGGGGGCATTCGCTGCGAAAAGGCGGGGCCTTACCTGGAGGGAATCGGATTCGAGCAGGTGTTTCAACTGGACGGCGGAATTCTAAAATACTTTGACGACTGCGGCAGCGAGCACTACGACGGTGAGTGCTTCGTCTTCGACCAGCGCGTCGGCCTCGACCCCAATCTCGCGACAACGGAAAACTCACTCTGTTTCCGTTGCCTAACGCCGCTCACGGTTGCCGACCAACAAGATCCTCGTTATGTGCCGGAGCAATCCTGCCCGTATTGCTTTCTGACGGATGCCGAACAGATGGCTCGGACGCTGGCGATGCGCGAGTTGGCTGTTCGACAGGCGACCACGCCACTGCCGGGATCCGTGCCGCACGACAATGATCGGCCGCTGAAGATCTCGGCGAAGCACGACGGTCTGCAATTGCTGGACGCGCTGGGTGAAATCTTTCCCCATCTAACGCCCGATTACTGGCAAGAGCGGTTCGACAGGCAGTTCATTCTGAATACCCACGGCCAAGCTGTCGCCGCGGAGCATTGCGTTCGGCCCGGAGAGGTGTATCTGCACCGTACTCCCGCCAACATCGAACCGGCAGTGAACGCGGCAATTCGCCTGCTGCACGAGGACGCCGCGATCGTCGTCGTCCACAAGCCGGCCCCCTTGCCGCTGCATCCTTCTGGCCGATTCAATCGCAACTCGCTGCAGTGGATTTTGAATCAGGTCTACTGTCCGCAAAAACTGCGCCCCGTGCATCGGCTTGACGCCAACACGACCGGCGTCGTGGTCTTCGCCCGCACTCGACATTTTGCGAGTCAATTGCAAACTCAATTTGCGGCCGGCGATGTAGAGAAGCACTATCTGGCACGGATTCAAGGACGACCATTGGAAGCGTCGTTCGATTGCGACGCACCGATCGGCGTCGAAGCCAAAGAACTGGGCGGTCGTGCCGTCGACGAGCAGGGCTTGGCTGCGCGTACTGAGTTTCGCCTGCTGTACGGATTTAGCGACGGCACGACGCTAGTTGCGGCCCGCCCGATCACGGGGCGGACCAATCAAATTCGTGTGCATCTCCAGCACCTGGGCCTGCCTGTCTGCGGCGAGCAAGCGTATCTGGCGAACCACAAGCTCGGAGAGGCACAGACGCATAACGTCTCCGACCCACCGCTCTGCCTGCATGCGCTGCGTATTTCGTTCGTACATCCAATGACGAAGGAGCGGGTAACCTTCGAGTGTCCCGCCCCCGCGTGGTCGGAAAGGCAATCGTAGCCCGAGCGTTATGTCGCGGCGGTTTAGCGGACCGGCCAGTTGCGGCCTTGGACTACAGTCTCAGCAGTCGCCGGAAGACGGAAGGCAAATGGCCGCCTCGAAAAGGATAAAATATATTGACGTGAGGCCCGCACGTCGGTACGTTGCCCGTTGATTCGATCTTGCTCTAGAGCGACGCTCATCCCGAAAAACAAAAGCCCGACTTCGCAAATCGCAGAAGGATGGGCTCTTTTTTTGCGCGCTAAAACGATCGGAACAAGATGGGGCGCGAATGCCACAACAGAGTGACACTCCACTTTGGGGGCCAGACAAGAGGTATAAGATGCTGCATCGATCGATCGTCTTTTGTGTTGCCGTCGGCTTCATTGTCACGCATGCGGGAGTGGCCTACTCCGGCAGCATAAGCGGGAGCACGATTGAGGTGTCTGGGTTTCCGAACTCGTTCCAAGGAAACGACCAAGTTACTGTCACTTTAAACGGATTCAGCGCCACAGATACCTCGGACGTAGACGTGGTTTTGGTCGGGCCAACCGGCGCCGCCTTGGTGCTCCTAGGGGGCGCCGGCGGAAGCACCGGGTTTGCCCCTGCACCATTCAACGTCACGTTCGACGATACGGCGGCAAGTCAGGTACCTACAGATCTTTCGAGCGCGGGAAGTTTTAAACCGACGCAGTTTGGGCCGATCGGTTCGTTCCCGGCCCCCGGCCCAGGCCTAGCCTACGACAGCCCGGCCACTTTTGGCACCAGCATCCTTGGTAACCTGAGTGCAGCTGGCGTGTTTACGAATATCAACCTAAACGGACCATGGTCCCTTTACGTAATGGACACGGTTTCGAAGGACAGCACTAAGTTAACCAATGGGTGGAGTTTGAATATCGCTCTCACGGCCGACAACTTCTCAAGATTCACGAACAGCACTCCGATTATCGTCCCCACCGTTCCCGAGCCGGGCACTCTAGCACTTATCCTCTTTGGCATCGCGAGCATGGCTGGTATTTGGTTGCGAAGATCCACCGCGGCGACTTACTCCCGTTTCAGCATCGGGAAATAAAAGAAGAGTTTCGTCGTGTGGCGCGTGCGCACTCGTCCTCCCCATTCCGCAGCGGGTGACCTGCCACGCACGGACCATTGAGCCCGCCCAGCACGACAAGCGTTTCATTTACGCGCACGTTTTCTGACGCGTACCGTTATTCGAAACGCATGGCGGCGCGTTCAACAGCACCAGTATGACGCGGCACATCGCCATGAGCCGACAATCGCCCCAACGGCATTAGGTGGGCGTGACCGGGGAAGACGAGTCCCGGCCTTTTGGACGGTTCGTCCTGGGCGCGCAACCCAACGGGCGATTCCGTCTCACGAATTGTCAACCGAAGCAAGCTTATCGGCCCGAGTGTCAAATGGCTCGCTTCCGACGAGTTCTTGGCACTTTTTTTACAAGATGAGTTTATTGGAATCGGATCGTCGGGCGCAAGCAGTACGCGTGCAAGTCGTACCCGGTCTCCCGGCAAAGGAACCTTTTTTGGAACATTGTACGGGCAGAGGCGGATTCGATCCTGCGGCCTGGCCACGCACTTTATGTGCAGTGAGACCCCGGAAACACGTTCTTAGACAAGAACAGCCGTGCGTTCTGATTGGCAGTGTCCCACAATCGACGTTCTAGGCGATTTGCTTGCGCGTTCTGCGGCGAACCGCCATTGCCAATCCAATCGCTCCGATTCCAAACAGCGCGATTGAAGAGGGCTCCGGGACAATCGTGTTCGTGGCGTAGTTCAGATACGCGTGCGGATCTACGAGAGCATTGCCTCCCAGCACGTTGTAGGAACTGTTATTCGTCGGACCGCCGGTATCCCCAACGCTCAGGAACGTCCCAAATCCTACGCCATTTGTGTCATAATCACCGGGAATTGAAACGTTGCCGCTGGCAACGATTTGGGCCAGTGGAAATGTAAGCGTGCCGCCATTCGATACGAGTAGGTTGCCGAGCACGTGCTCCTGGGCGTACGTCCAACCGCTCGGGTTGTCAGGCTGAATGCTGGTTGGGTCGATGGCGGTGCTTGTATTCGGGTCAAGATGGTCCAAACCCACGGGACCGAATCGGCCCGTAAAAATCATCGCCGAGTTGTTCGTGGTGCCGCCCTGAATGCCAGTCGCAATTGTTTGCCAGAGGTAACCGGTCGTGCCTACCGAAGCGCCAGGCCCTTGGGCGTACACAAGGCCTTGATTGGGGACCGTGGTCACCGTGCCGATCGTATCGGCCGAGCCGTCCGAGGCCGTGCCGTTAATCCCTTGCAATGTCGCGGAGCCGCTCGAGTACCACCAGCTGTCCTTGTAGAGTTC
The sequence above is drawn from the Pirellulales bacterium genome and encodes:
- a CDS encoding PEP-CTERM sorting domain-containing protein, encoding MRRDIFLPLVGIVAALAMAAPAQAISLVVMATNTTAIPGEKVFTVGIQISSVDVAGAGAGATLLVQNLTFASGSTGPTQAAGATNVPDIQTAWSLLDVNSPNSITNGGPGGPSFPASGAAATELYKDSWWYSSGSATLQGINGTASDGSADTIGTVTTVPNQGLVYAQGPGASVGTTGYLWQTIATGIQGGTTNNSAMIFTGRFGPVGLDHLDPNTSTAIDPTSIQPDNPSGWTYAQEHVLGNLLVSNGGTLTFPLAQIVASGNVSIPGDYDTNGVGFGTFLSVGDTGGPTNNSSYNVLGGNALVDPHAYLNYATNTIVPEPSSIALFGIGAIGLAMAVRRRTRKQIA
- a CDS encoding DUF1569 domain-containing protein, producing the protein MPTFDHGLNFRNLNDAAAYAQRCLDDGYERTGHWDLAQTCRHLSDWMKVPMDGTPKIPLLMNWVMAVVSRTIAPKMLRRILAECKMQSGLGTIAATVHPPEADAAAAVEEFAKTAARLTAHGGPWQWSPLFRTADREQSIGLQLVHCMHHFGRLKPRSVERGV
- a CDS encoding PEP-CTERM sorting domain-containing protein, producing MLHRSIVFCVAVGFIVTHAGVAYSGSISGSTIEVSGFPNSFQGNDQVTVTLNGFSATDTSDVDVVLVGPTGAALVLLGGAGGSTGFAPAPFNVTFDDTAASQVPTDLSSAGSFKPTQFGPIGSFPAPGPGLAYDSPATFGTSILGNLSAAGVFTNINLNGPWSLYVMDTVSKDSTKLTNGWSLNIALTADNFSRFTNSTPIIVPTVPEPGTLALILFGIASMAGIWLRRSTAATYSRFSIGK
- a CDS encoding pseudouridine synthase — its product is MSEVINIAAYKFFPLADLQALRERLRAQCKLWKLRGTILLSPEGINLFVAGGRADIDLLLLELRGIPGLEGFQPKVSVSERQPFNRMLVRIKREIIAFGVPGIAPGLQTSPKVAPQELKRWLDEGRPITLLDTRNDYEVKLGTFKNALTLGLDHFRNFPAAVEDLPDDLKRRPLVMFCTGGIRCEKAGPYLEGIGFEQVFQLDGGILKYFDDCGSEHYDGECFVFDQRVGLDPNLATTENSLCFRCLTPLTVADQQDPRYVPEQSCPYCFLTDAEQMARTLAMRELAVRQATTPLPGSVPHDNDRPLKISAKHDGLQLLDALGEIFPHLTPDYWQERFDRQFILNTHGQAVAAEHCVRPGEVYLHRTPANIEPAVNAAIRLLHEDAAIVVVHKPAPLPLHPSGRFNRNSLQWILNQVYCPQKLRPVHRLDANTTGVVVFARTRHFASQLQTQFAAGDVEKHYLARIQGRPLEASFDCDAPIGVEAKELGGRAVDEQGLAARTEFRLLYGFSDGTTLVAARPITGRTNQIRVHLQHLGLPVCGEQAYLANHKLGEAQTHNVSDPPLCLHALRISFVHPMTKERVTFECPAPAWSERQS
- a CDS encoding DUF1569 domain-containing protein; this translates as MSTTMLARRDLDFRSWPEVLADIDHLHRAGYQRAGNWDLSQILSHVGEGMRTAVHGFEHRGPWIVRKLVGPIIFKRILRQRRMKAGIRVPKWWLPGPTHDESDAVNRFRSDLTAFQELKSAPQPHPFFGTLSKSHWNDLVQIHASHHLSFLVPND